A single window of Granulicella sibirica DNA harbors:
- the lpxA gene encoding acyl-ACP--UDP-N-acetylglucosamine O-acyltransferase: MSIHATAIVAEGARVPDSCSVGPYCIVGADVVLGEDCRLVSHVVLDGHTTLGARNRVFPFASLGCSPQDLKYAGEPTRLVMGDDNTVRESVTISRGTVGGGGVTTVGSGCLIMAYTHIGHDSHIGNGCILANSATLAGHVIVEDYAVVGALCPVHQFCRIGKYSYIGGGTTITQDVLPFSLTSIERNNHAYGLNKVGLERRGFTPVQIKELRHAYRLLTGSKMNTSDALKAMRETLEGSPDAEHVKYLVEFIAASERGIIK; this comes from the coding sequence TTGAGCATCCATGCGACTGCGATCGTTGCAGAAGGCGCGAGAGTTCCGGACTCGTGCAGCGTGGGGCCTTACTGCATCGTTGGCGCGGATGTGGTGCTGGGTGAGGATTGCAGGCTGGTGTCGCATGTGGTGCTGGATGGGCATACGACGTTAGGGGCGCGGAATAGGGTGTTTCCGTTTGCGAGCCTTGGCTGCTCGCCACAGGATCTGAAGTATGCGGGCGAACCTACGCGGCTTGTGATGGGGGATGACAACACGGTGCGGGAGTCGGTGACGATCTCGCGGGGGACCGTTGGCGGTGGGGGCGTGACGACTGTCGGGTCGGGATGTTTGATCATGGCTTATACGCATATCGGGCACGACTCGCATATCGGCAACGGGTGCATCTTGGCGAACTCGGCTACGCTAGCGGGGCATGTGATTGTCGAGGACTATGCGGTCGTGGGGGCGCTTTGCCCGGTGCACCAGTTCTGCCGGATCGGAAAGTACAGCTATATCGGTGGGGGCACGACGATCACGCAGGATGTACTGCCTTTCTCGCTGACGAGTATCGAACGGAATAACCATGCGTATGGGTTGAACAAGGTCGGGCTGGAGCGGAGGGGATTCACGCCGGTGCAGATCAAGGAGCTTCGGCATGCGTATCGATTGCTGACAGGCTCGAAGATGAATACGAGCGATGCCCTGAAGGCGATGCGGGAGACGCTCGAGGGGTCTCCTGATGCGGAGCATGTGAAGTATCTGGTTGAGTTTATTGCGGCGAGTGAGCGCGGGATCATCAAGTAG